A stretch of DNA from Gemmatimonadales bacterium:
CGCTCGAGTGGCGCGCGCATCACTGCCGGGTGGAAGGTCTGGACGTGCTCCAGGTCCTGCTCCGCCGCTCCTTCGTTGCCCGCGAGCTGGGGTGCGGCCGCGTCGTCGCTGTCATCGCGCTGGTCCCTCGCGTCCCGGACGGGCGGCCGGTCTCGGACCCGAGGGAGTCGGACTCGACGGCGCTGGATGCGGCCCGCCCGCTCGGGCTCTCGTCGTTTCGGATCGCCGCCGTCTCGATCCCTCGGCTCGACGTCGAGCTGACGCGGCGTGGGAAGCGCGGGGGCAAATCCGTCCGGTCGGACCACGCCCGGTTCGAGGCCAGCGACCTCGTGTTCGACCCGGCGGCCGACGCCCGGGCGCGCCCGGCGCTTTCCGCCAAGGAGGCGCGGCTCACGGCGACGGGACTGGCCATCAGATTCGACACGCGCGGCGAGATCACCGTCGACGGCCTCGAGGCCGATCTCGCCCACAGCACGCTCCGCCTGATCGGCGCCCGCCACGAGCCCCAGATCCCCGAGCACGATTGGGTGCGGCGCCACCGGTTCCGGCGTGACCGGATCCGCTTCGGGCTCGACAGTCTCCGCGCCCGAGGCTTCGCCTGGCGCGCCTTCATCGCGACCGGAGGAATCGGAATCCGGGCGCTCGAGCTGGATGGGCCCCGACTGGACGTGCTGAGCGACCGTCGCCTGCCCCCGGGCCGGCCCGTGCGTCACCGAATTCCGCAGCAGGTCGCGGCCGGTCACGGCCCGGCGCTCCGGTTGGACAGCGTCATCGTCACCCGCGGCTCTATCGTATACCGCGAGCGCCATCCCGGCCGCCGCCGGCCCGGTCAGGTGACCTTCGACTCGGTGCGAGCGACGGTTCTCCACCTGGACCTGCCCTCCCGAGGCAAGCCGCTCGAGGTCGCGGCCCGCGCGCGACTCATGAACCAAGGATGGCTTACCGTCCAGGCCTCGGTCCCGCTCGACGCGCCGGATTTCCGCTACCGGCTCTCGGGCAGGGTCGGCAGCATGCCGGCTGCCGCCTTCAATCGAATGCTGTCTGAGAATGAGGCCTACGAGTTGGCGGATGGCTGGGTCGAGGGCATCGCCTTCGAGCAGGCCGCGGAGGGAGGACGCACGGTCACGACGCTGACGCCGCGCTACTACGACCTGTCGGTACAGCCCACCGGCGAAGGCGGCGGCCTGTTCGGGTCGGTGAAGCGGTCGGTGAAGAAGTTCTTCGCCAACGCCTTCAAGGTGCGCTCCCGCAATCCGGGGGAGGACGGCAAGAACCTCCGCACCGCCCGAACCTCGCGCCGGTACGATCCGGCGGACCCATGGGTCCGCTTCCTGTGGATCAGCTTGCGGGACGGATTGATGGAAGTTGTGAAGGAATAGAGCCCGGCCTCGCGGCCCGACTATGGCATCCCGCCGAAATCCAGCGTGAGACCCAGCCGCGCGCTCATCGGCGGCTGAAAGTTGAGGCCACGGTTATACCCGGGGTTGATCGTCGTCTGGTTCCCGGCGGCGTCGAGGGCCAGGTAGTGCACGTCATCCTCCCGGACCGCCGCTCTGGAGTTCGTCAGGTGAAACAGATCCAGGCACACCTTCGGCCGCGCGCCGCCGCTCCATACCGGAAGCGTGTAGGCCAATCGGAGATTCAGATCAAAAACTGAGGGCGTGCGACCCGCCGAGCCGCGGGGTCGAAGGAATACGTTGTAGGGAAAGCCGACGGTGGCTGCCCCGAACTCGTTGCGAGGCAGCCCGCTCTCCCAGGAGGTGACGATCCCTAGCGACAGCCCGGCGTCGAATCGATACGAGCCCGCGAACTTGACCAGGTGGGGCCGGTCGTTGGGGAGAAGCCCTGAGCTGTTCGTGTACAGCTCGGGAAAGTCGAAGGCGATCCCGGAGTTGGGGAAGGGAGCCGGATCGATCTGCTGCACATCGTACAGTCCCGGATAATTGCCCGAGGTTCGGGAGAGCACGTACGAGGCCAGGAAGTCGAAGTGCCCACCCCCCGGCTTCTCGAGCGTGAAGACCAGTGCGGAGTAGTGTCGGACGGCCTTCGGCACAAACGCGAGATTGCCCCTGCCGGGGTTCCCGAGCTGGAAGGCGTTTTCACCCGGGTTGAATGCATCGTCCACCGCCCAGCGGAGCCGACGTACGACCCCGCGCAGGCCCGCCCGAAGGTTGCGCCCGACCGTACCTTCGTAACCCAGCGTAAGCTCGTCGTAGGACTGTCCCTCCAAATCACGGCGCGGCTCGATCTGCGGCACGAAGACGGCAAACGTGGTGTCGCCTCCTGTAGGATCCACCCTGGGGTCGTGATCGAAGTGAAGCTGGACGTTGCTGGTCCCGTTGTTGTAGTAGAACAACGACAGGTTGAGCGGGATCTGCTCGTAGAAGCGTCCCAACGAGCCGAACACCTTGTGCCCCCCTTGTCGTCCCAGCGCGTAGCTGATCCCCAGGCGTGGCTGCCACTCGCCACCGAAGCTCTGGGCAGACTCCCCGGTCGCCGCGGTGAGGTACTGAGCGTCCCACCGGAGGCCCGCGTTGAGGACGAGTCGGTCGGTCACCCGCCAGGAGTCCTGGAGGTACGCGGTGGGCACGCGGTTGCGCACCGAGACATTGGACTTCACGTGGAGCAGGAAGTACGACGTGTCGTTGTCCTTGCGGATGAAACCCTGGGGAGACCCCGGCTCGCCGGACGCATTGGTGAGCTCCTCGTAGCGGTTGCGCTCGTACTCCACCCCCGTCTTCACGTCGTGCCGCCCCAGGGTGGTCGCGAAGCTGGCTCGGACGGACTCGCGCTTCCGTGAGAACTTCTGGAACGCCCCGTAGCCACCCTCGAAGGTGCCCGCCGGTACGTCCCAGAACGTCGGCTCGGTGCGACCGCGCTCGGTCGGCGACTCCAGGCGGGAACCGTGGGAGTATCTCGCCACGGACAGCTCGACCTGGCCCCGGTCTCCCAGGCGGCGCCGCACGAGGGCCGCCAGAGTCGTCCCCGACTCGGTATTGTCCTCGACGGCCGCGTCGGTGTTGAGCAGCGTCTCGAACGGCA
This window harbors:
- a CDS encoding TonB-dependent receptor, translated to MRTHVVLAFAMTVCLAQSGQSQEESGRVLGRVVVEGGVPAAGVRVEAQGTSMLGLRRETTDARGYYRLVGLPVGSYRLRLSLIGYRPVAIDSVTVLLGRATTIGDVALQPAAVELGEIVVTAEQALVDVSSAATATNITAEQFTNFPTDRNFRSIVSLTPQANPTLLPQDDVNIAGGTGPENAYFLDGVNITDPKVGSTISILPYNFVRELQVKAGGYEAEYGKATGGIINVITPTGGDQFAGQVFGFYTGSGLSASPRFVLATAEESRSSNYDFGGSLGGPIVRQHLWFFAAYNPSFQRQRVTLPGVDLPDETHTQHLFATKLSWRASPETDVSVIVHGDPGKHRRIVLNRVPFETLLNTDAAVEDNTESGTTLAALVRRRLGDRGQVELSVARYSHGSRLESPTERGRTEPTFWDVPAGTFEGGYGAFQKFSRKRESVRASFATTLGRHDVKTGVEYERNRYEELTNASGEPGSPQGFIRKDNDTSYFLLHVKSNVSVRNRVPTAYLQDSWRVTDRLVLNAGLRWDAQYLTAATGESAQSFGGEWQPRLGISYALGRQGGHKVFGSLGRFYEQIPLNLSLFYYNNGTSNVQLHFDHDPRVDPTGGDTTFAVFVPQIEPRRDLEGQSYDELTLGYEGTVGRNLRAGLRGVVRRLRWAVDDAFNPGENAFQLGNPGRGNLAFVPKAVRHYSALVFTLEKPGGGHFDFLASYVLSRTSGNYPGLYDVQQIDPAPFPNSGIAFDFPELYTNSSGLLPNDRPHLVKFAGSYRFDAGLSLGIVTSWESGLPRNEFGAATVGFPYNVFLRPRGSAGRTPSVFDLNLRLAYTLPVWSGGARPKVCLDLFHLTNSRAAVREDDVHYLALDAAGNQTTINPGYNRGLNFQPPMSARLGLTLDFGGMP